GAAGATCGGGCCCGCGTGGTGCTCGACCCGGTCGGCGGATCCTATGCCGAACCGGCGCTGCGCGGGCTGGCCCGCGGCGGCATCTTCGTCACCCTCGGCTACGCCGCGGGAACAATCCCGGCGATTCCGCTGAATCTGGTGATGCTCAAGGACATTACGGTCCGCGGCATGGAGATCCGCACCTTCCTCAGCGACTACCCCGACGAATGCGTCCGCGACCTGGCCGAGCTGTCAAAGATGTTCGCCGACGGCAAGATTCGGCCGTACATCGGCGCCCGCTTCCCGTTGGCGCAGACCGCGGCCGCGTTGCGTTACGTCGCGGACCGGAAGGTGCTGGGCAAGGTCATCATCGACGTCGCCTGACCGCGCAGCAAGCGGACTAGGGCGTGACGATGTTGAAGTCGGGGTCGGGCGCATCGAGCACCGCGATCAGGGACTGCAGCGCCGACCGGTCGCCCGAGAGCTCCAGCCCCGGTGAGTCGAAATCACCGATCGCCACCAGCAACAGCCGAACCTTGTTGGCCAGCTTGATCGTAACGGTGGCGGTGGCCGGGTCGGCGGGGACGCGGCGATGCACCAGCACGCCGTTGCGCAGGGCCAGACGGTAGTTGGTGTCCACATCGGTGAACGTGACGTCGATGGTGACGTCGAGATCCCAGCTGCGGGGACCGTTCACCCGGATGGCCAGGCTGTCGAACACCTGCTCGGGCGTCAGCTGCGCCAGCAACGTCGGCGACGTGACGCTGGTGGCGGTGCCGAAGTTGCCGATCCGTAGTTCGGTGGCGCCGCTGAGGAAGAAGTTGCGCCAGGTCGCGTTCTCGGCGCCATAGCCCAGTTGTTCCAGGGTGTCCGCATACAGCCGACGGGCCTCGCCGTGCTGCTCGTCGGTGAACATCGCGTGGTCGAGCAGTGTTGCCGCCCAACGGAAATCACCTTCGTCGAACGCGCCTTGGGCGAGTTCGACCACACGGTCCAGGCCGCCGATGGCCTCGACATAGCGGGGCCCCAGCGCCTCGGGCGGGTGCGGCCAGAGCCGGCCCGGGTTGCCGTCGAACCAGCCCATGTAGCGTTGGTAGACCGCTTTGACGTTGTGGCTCACCGAACCGTAGTAGCCGCGGGCATGCCAAGCTTGGTCCAAAGCCGGTGGCATTTCGAATATTTCGGCGATCTCAACGCCCGTGTAGCCCTGGTTGAGCAGCCGCAACGTCTGGTCGTGCAGGTAGGCGTAGAG
The nucleotide sequence above comes from Mycobacterium kiyosense. Encoded proteins:
- a CDS encoding hypothetical protein (frameshifted, insertion at around 6156368,6156612) yields the protein MQIEFQMAPGTEAPAEMHFYFPQFRALCMAENATHNLHNLLTLRGALVRDPHAWAGYLTEAIDTFADRADVVFASHHWPTWGRDRIVEFLSLQRDLYAYLHDQTLRLLNQGYTGVEIAEIFEMPPALDQAWHARGYYGSVSHNVKAVYQRYMGWFDGNPGRLWPHPPEALGPRYVEAIGGLDRVVELAQGAFDEGDFRWAATLLDHAMFTDEQHGEARRLYADTLEQLGYGAENATWRNFFLSGATELRIGNFGTATSVTSPTLLAQLTPEQVFDSLAIRVNGPRSWDLDVTIDVTFTDVDTNYRLALRNGVLVHRRVPADPATATVTIKLANKVRLLLVAIGDFDSPGLELSGDRSALQSLIAVLDAPDPDFNIVTP